A segment of the Longimicrobiaceae bacterium genome:
GACCGGAGCCGCTTCGCGGCGACGTCCGTGGACCTGGAGGCGGGCTACGACCCCAACGGGATCCAGGTGTGGAGCATGGCGCAGGGGTTCCCGCGCCTGGAGTGGGGGGTGGACGGCGGCAGCACCTGGGGCGCCTCCGACGCGGCGTGGATCGACGCGAACACGGTGGAGTTCACCCGGCACGTGAACACCACCGGCGACCCGGAGCAGACGCGGACGATCCGGACCCGGCTGGTGCTGGGGGAGGACGGGATCACGCTGCGGTCGGTGGGGCGGTGAGCCGCTCGACTACGGAGAGAATAACGCCCGGCCGACTGTCTCTGGCAGCGCTCCCGTCAGGCGCGGTCGTCCGGCAGTACGTGCGGATTGCTGCGCTAGGGGCTCGCCGAGTCCGGGCGGACGAGCGGCACGAAGCGCACCGGCAGCGTCCTCTCCTCCGTCACTCCCGCGGTCGTCTTCGTGAGCACCCGCATCTCCTGCTCTCCCGTACCCACCGGAATGACCATCCTCCCGTTCACCGCCAGCTGCTCGACGAGCGCCGGCGGGACATGGTCCGGTGCGGCGGTGACCAGGATGGCGTCGAAGGGCGCATGCTCCCTCCAGCCCGCGTAGCCGTCCCCGGTGCGGACGTGCACGTTGGTGTAGCCCAGCTCCCGGAGCACCGTGCGGGCGCGCGTCGCCAGCTCGGGAACGATCTCGATGCTGTAGACCTCGCGCGCGATCTCCGCCAGGACCGCTG
Coding sequences within it:
- a CDS encoding protein-L-isoaspartate(D-aspartate) O-methyltransferase, producing the protein MTLGPVLLLLLLGALSACQPNPPHDSVSVGREYARERAQMVQEQLRARGIRDRAVLAAMRRVPRHRFVPPADEHLAYADHPLPIGFDQTISQPYIVAYMTEAARISAGDRVLEIGTGSGYQAAVLAEIAREVYSIEIVPELATRARTVLRELGYTNVHVRTGDGYAGWREHAPFDAILVTAAPDHVPPALVEQLAVNGRMVIPVGTGEQEMRVLTKTTAGVTEERTLPVRFVPLVRPDSASP